The Vigna unguiculata cultivar IT97K-499-35 unplaced genomic scaffold, ASM411807v1 contig_122, whole genome shotgun sequence genome has a window encoding:
- the LOC114171157 gene encoding uncharacterized protein LOC114171157, which produces MEDWETAQETIKADISQLKDQVGQILEALKSLKALGEASSAKGEKSTHDAPIAFPTYGLPSSYTPPVGDYSEAEHASFSFPINTPRNEGTTFAEPRVTVIPKPLNTTIDDDSLGKITPHPTMQAVSVDVEGTKTKLEILEERLRAIEGGGNYGFGDIAGLSLVRDVKIPHKFKVPEFEKYQGTTCPRSHLTMYCRKMAAYAYDDKLLIHFFQDSLAGVALNWYTHLEASHVRSWMDLVDAFLKQYKYNMDIAPDRLQLQNMAKKDAGSFKEYAQRWRELAAQVEPPLHDKEMVAMFVSTLQPPFYEHMVGNVSSIFADIIIIGERIEIGLKNGKITYSPLAATTPKKPDFSLGKKMEVEVHATSTIPRWENQTPAYQAQSPQQGSYQSQHASNNTWKTEANTNPNQSLGQITRPRRNQEKNYIHFTPIPVTYTELLPDLLRNALVAICPMKPLEPPYPKFFDVNAICDYHEGAIGHSTEKCLSYKHKVQALIDLGWLKFQENKPHIKVNPLSGHDNASINAIDVEGHQLVRNVSKIKSSRRFIFETLLTVGLLEGEYNLRDACEFHPGAEHSIEACKKFENFLQNLIHKNFVQVCCGDKEDKRRLVE; this is translated from the coding sequence ATGGAGGATTGGGAAACCGCACAAGAGACAATAAAAGCAGATATCAGTCAACTAAAGGACCAAGTAGGTCAAATCTTGGAGGCCTTGAAGTCCTTAAAGGCCTTAGGAGAAGCTTCATCAGCAAAGGGTGAGAAAAGCACTCACGACGCTCCTATTGCTTTTCCAACGTACGGATTGCCATCGAGTTACACCCCACCTGTTGGAGATTATTCAGAGGCTGAACATGCTTCCTTCTCATTCCCAATCAATACTCCAAGGAATGAAGGGACTACCTTTGCAGAACCACGAGTGACTGTAATACCTAAGCCTTTAAACACAACTATCGATGATGACTCTTTGGGCAAGATTACACCACACCCTACTATGCAAGCTGTATCCGTTGATGTTGAGGGAACCAAAACTAAGTTGGAAATTTTAGAAGAACGACTACGAGCTATTGAGGGAGGTGGAAACTATGGGTTTGGCGATATTGCCGGTTTAAGCCTAGTTCGTGATGTCAAAATACCTCACAAGTTTAAAGTTCCGGAGTTTGAAAAGTACCAGGGTACCACATGCCCTAGAAGCCATCTAACCATGTATTGTCGAAAGATGGCTGCCTATGCTTATGATGACAAATTGCTAATCCACTTCTTCCAAGATAGTTTGGCTGGGGTAGCATTGAATTGGTATACACACTTGGAAGCGTCTCACGTTCGTTCTTGGATGGATTTGGTAGATGCCTTTTTGAAACAGTACAAGTATAACATGGATATTGCGCCAGATCGGTTGCAATTACAAAACATGGCCAAAAAGGATGCTGGATCATTTAAGGAGTATGCACAACGATGGAGAGAGCTTGCTGCTCAGGTGGAGCCTCCTCTTCATGATAAGGAAATGGTGGCAATGTTTGTGAGCACGTTACAACCACCATTCTATGAACACATGGTAGGGAACGTATCTTCAATTTTCGCTGATATCATCATCATAGGTGAAAGGATAGAGATTGGgctaaaaaatggaaaaattacATATAGCCCGCTTGCGGCTACAACTCCTAAAAAGCCCGATTTCAGTCTTGGGAAGAAGATGGAAGTAGAGGTACACGCAACATCAACAATACCTAGGTGGGAAAATCAGACTCCCGCTTACCAAGCACAATCTCCACAGCAGGGATCCTATCAATCACAACACGCCTCAAATAATACTTGGAAAACTGAGGCTAACACAAATCCCAACCAGTCTTTGGGGCAAATCACTAGACCTAGAAGGAATcaagaaaagaattatattcatttcaCTCCTATTCCTGTGACTTACACGGAGTTATTGCCGGATCTACTCCGTAATGCTTTGGTAGCTATCTGCCCGATGAAGCCTTTGGAGCCACCATACCCTAAGTTTTTTGATGTAAATGCCATATGTGATTATCACGAGGGAGCCATTGGTCACTCTACTGAGAAATGTTTGTCTTACAAACACAAAGTGCAAGCTTTAATCGACTTAGGGtggttaaaatttcaagagaatAAACCCCACATTAAGGTCAATCCCCTCTCTGGGCATGATAATGCTTCAATAAATGCTATTGATGTCGAGGGACACCAGTTGGTGAGGAATGTGAGCAAAATTAAGAGTTCACGAAGGTTTATTTTTGAGACACTACTAACAGTAGGATTATTGGAAGGTGAATATAACTTAAGGGACGCATGCGAGTTCCATCCAGGTGCTGAACATTCCATCGAGGCGTgcaaaaagtttgaaaattttctacaaaatttgatcCACAAGAACTTCGTGCAAGTATGTTGTGGGGACAAAGAGGACAAGAGGAGACTGGTAGAATAA